In the genome of Chryseobacterium oryzae, one region contains:
- a CDS encoding DUF2461 domain-containing protein, with protein sequence MTTPISPKILSFIKKLEKNNNREWFNDNKTLYTEALSYFQDFIQNLIEEMGKFDENILKEDPKKALFRIYRDTRFSKDKTPYKTNFGASFGMGKNGKKSGYYIHIQPGKSFLAAGIYLPESSILKTIRKEISIFGEEFLQTIENENFKKYYGELDQENKLKNVPQDFEKEDPMAEYLKLKSFVGIHNLSDEELSEPNTLQNFSKIFMAAKPLNDFLEGSLE encoded by the coding sequence ATGACAACCCCTATTTCACCAAAAATCCTGAGCTTCATTAAAAAACTTGAAAAAAACAACAATCGGGAATGGTTTAATGACAATAAAACTTTATATACTGAAGCATTATCCTATTTTCAGGATTTCATTCAAAATCTTATTGAGGAAATGGGGAAGTTTGATGAAAACATTCTAAAAGAAGATCCTAAAAAAGCTTTATTCCGAATTTATCGCGACACTAGATTTTCTAAAGACAAAACCCCTTACAAAACCAATTTCGGAGCATCTTTCGGAATGGGGAAAAACGGAAAAAAATCCGGATATTACATTCATATCCAGCCTGGAAAGTCTTTTTTAGCTGCCGGAATTTATCTACCAGAATCGTCTATTTTAAAAACGATACGTAAAGAAATCTCCATATTCGGAGAAGAGTTTCTTCAAACCATAGAAAATGAAAACTTTAAAAAATATTACGGTGAACTGGATCAGGAAAACAAACTTAAAAACGTACCGCAAGATTTTGAAAAAGAAGATCCTATGGCAGAATATTTAAAATTAAAAAGTTTTGTCGGGATACACAATTTATCTGATGAAGAACTTTCTGAACCCAATACTTTACAGAATTTTTCTAAAATATTCATGGCGGCAAAACCACTGAATGATTTTTTGGAAGGATCTTTAGAATAA
- a CDS encoding DUF47 domain-containing protein, with protein MGIGNIFHAFQPKDKIFFVLFEKVTDNLVAMANDFNQGIKDFDLNDDSMLKMMSDYEHKNDELTHEIFVELGKNFITPFDREDIHTLATGLDDIADYIYASAKYIFLYKSPRMKAYADFSLLIHKACLEIQNAMKNLKGFKNMEQVKEACIKVNSIENIADDLLSNSMVELFETNDAINIIKVSSVLNYLEVVTDKAEDVANTIENIMIKYA; from the coding sequence ATGGGAATTGGTAATATTTTCCACGCTTTTCAACCGAAAGATAAAATTTTCTTTGTTCTTTTCGAGAAAGTTACAGACAATCTTGTTGCTATGGCTAATGATTTTAACCAGGGAATAAAAGATTTTGATCTGAATGATGATTCTATGCTTAAAATGATGAGCGACTACGAACACAAAAATGATGAGCTTACCCACGAAATTTTCGTTGAGCTTGGAAAAAACTTCATCACACCTTTCGACCGTGAAGATATTCACACATTGGCTACAGGTCTGGATGATATTGCAGATTATATCTATGCTTCGGCAAAATATATTTTCCTTTACAAATCTCCTAGAATGAAGGCTTATGCAGATTTCTCATTACTGATTCACAAAGCTTGTCTGGAAATTCAGAATGCGATGAAAAATCTTAAAGGATTTAAAAATATGGAACAGGTAAAAGAAGCTTGTATTAAAGTAAATTCTATTGAAAATATTGCGGACGATCTTCTTTCTAATTCTATGGTAGAATTATTCGAAACGAATGATGCGATCAATATTATCAAAGTTTCTTCCGTACTCAATTATCTTGAAGTAGTAACAGACAAAGCAGAAGATGTTGCCAATACCATTGAGAACATCATGATTAAGTACGCATAA
- the aspA gene encoding aspartate ammonia-lyase, whose translation MENFRKESDLLGELNVPLNAYFGVQTQRAIDNFKISGQLLSSYPEFIKGLAFVKKAAAKTNYELGLLDENLYLKISETCDELIGGLFHSEFPVDMIQGGAGTSINMNANEVIANRVLEKLGKNKGEYEFCSPNDHINLSQSTNDAYPTAIKMGLLQMNDVLVEKLKQIVEAFREKGREFHDVIKMGRTQLQDAVPMTMGQEFEAFAATLEEDISKLNNNANLFVEVNMGATAIGTGINAPIGYAKLCAKNLSEITGYPIVSAPDLVEATPDTGSYVIYSSAMKRLAVKLSKICNDLRLLASGPRAGLSEINLPPMQPGSSIMPGKVNPVIPEVVNQVCFKVIGNDLTVTFAAEAGQLQLNVMEPVLSHAIMENIHFLCNALDTLREKCVVGITANKEICLNMVKHSIGIVTALNPYIGYKQSTKIAKEALETGKSVYNLVLEHGLLSQEKLDEILDPKNMLTPHNK comes from the coding sequence ATGGAAAATTTCAGAAAGGAAAGTGATCTTTTAGGAGAACTTAATGTGCCTTTAAACGCTTATTTTGGAGTTCAGACTCAAAGAGCAATAGATAATTTTAAAATATCGGGACAGCTTTTATCTTCATATCCTGAATTTATTAAAGGTTTGGCGTTTGTAAAAAAAGCAGCGGCTAAAACCAATTATGAATTAGGGCTTTTGGATGAAAACTTATATTTGAAAATCTCAGAAACATGTGATGAACTTATTGGAGGTTTGTTTCACAGCGAATTTCCTGTTGATATGATTCAGGGAGGTGCGGGAACTTCAATAAACATGAATGCAAATGAAGTAATTGCCAATCGTGTTCTGGAAAAATTAGGGAAAAATAAAGGTGAATACGAATTTTGTTCACCAAATGACCATATCAATCTTTCTCAGTCGACCAATGATGCCTATCCTACGGCAATTAAAATGGGTTTACTGCAAATGAATGATGTTTTGGTAGAAAAACTCAAGCAGATTGTAGAAGCATTTCGCGAAAAGGGAAGAGAATTCCATGATGTGATTAAAATGGGAAGAACCCAGCTTCAGGATGCTGTTCCAATGACGATGGGACAAGAGTTTGAAGCTTTTGCTGCTACTTTGGAAGAAGATATTTCTAAACTGAATAATAACGCCAACCTTTTTGTAGAGGTGAATATGGGAGCGACCGCCATTGGTACAGGGATTAATGCACCAATTGGTTATGCAAAACTTTGTGCAAAAAATCTGTCAGAAATTACAGGATATCCTATCGTTTCTGCACCCGATTTAGTGGAAGCTACTCCAGATACAGGTTCGTATGTGATTTATTCATCAGCTATGAAACGTCTGGCTGTAAAATTGTCGAAAATCTGTAATGATTTAAGACTTCTGGCTTCCGGACCGAGAGCTGGATTGTCTGAAATTAATCTTCCACCAATGCAACCGGGCTCTTCAATTATGCCTGGAAAAGTAAATCCGGTCATTCCTGAAGTTGTCAATCAGGTGTGTTTTAAAGTTATAGGGAATGATTTAACGGTAACTTTTGCAGCAGAAGCGGGGCAGCTTCAGTTGAATGTAATGGAACCAGTTCTTTCTCATGCAATTATGGAAAATATTCATTTTCTGTGTAATGCTCTCGATACTCTTCGCGAAAAATGTGTTGTGGGTATCACTGCCAACAAAGAAATTTGTCTCAATATGGTAAAGCACAGCATAGGAATTGTCACTGCTTTGAATCCTTATATAGGCTATAAACAATCTACCAAAATTGCTAAAGAAGCATTAGAAACAGGAAAAAGTGTTTATAACTTGGTTCTTGAACATGGATTGCTTTCTCAGGAGAAATTAGATGAAATTCTGGATCCAAAAAATATGCTTACGCCGCATAATAAATAA
- a CDS encoding lipopolysaccharide biosynthesis protein: MSVVARQGFKYSVIGYIATLIGMFSIFIFTNNLFFYGKLRFIMSTAELLVPFVVLGISYSNVKFFGKAHEDGKHQNMLSLSLAIICINFFVFLIVFFLIPYFSPEFTKMKIWESKKYILPLVLTLSLCAIFNKYISNYKRIVVSNIFDNLLPKLANLGSFCLFFYFQMSEQIALAFFFGMFALMLSGYIFYANKLEKIHLDFSTEYFKKDHFYKEFASYSFFGFLGTFGNHMAINNYMIGEFIGEEEIAVYSILLALVSLISIPQLGLFNISAPFIRKNLADGDMEELDRFHKKTSLTIFFLGAVLFGCIMVGFPYLTHFMPNKGDLLRMYEPVIWIWGSAVLMDLATGFNGNIISLSKYYKFNIIVMLLLAGLTVGLNWYFINNTDLSLIGIAISTAISVSIYNLIKVIFNYFVFKVSPFSIEMIFVSIICTLAITVAIILPVFENNFINLIYKPAVVLILIFIGNHFTKIFPVEQYINLKFIKSILKFK; this comes from the coding sequence ATGAGTGTAGTAGCAAGGCAAGGTTTTAAATATTCTGTTATTGGATATATCGCAACCCTGATCGGGATGTTTTCTATTTTTATTTTTACCAACAACCTCTTTTTTTACGGAAAATTAAGATTCATCATGTCTACTGCAGAATTGTTGGTTCCTTTTGTAGTTTTGGGAATTTCTTATTCTAATGTAAAATTTTTCGGAAAAGCTCATGAAGACGGAAAGCATCAGAATATGCTCTCGCTTTCTTTAGCCATAATTTGCATTAATTTTTTTGTTTTTCTCATCGTTTTCTTTCTCATTCCTTATTTCTCTCCAGAATTTACCAAAATGAAAATTTGGGAAAGTAAAAAATATATTCTCCCTCTGGTTTTAACGCTTTCTCTTTGTGCGATTTTCAATAAATATATTTCCAACTATAAAAGAATTGTAGTTTCTAATATTTTCGACAATCTGTTGCCTAAACTTGCCAATCTGGGTTCTTTCTGCCTGTTTTTTTACTTCCAGATGTCTGAGCAGATTGCACTGGCTTTTTTCTTCGGAATGTTTGCCTTAATGCTTTCAGGATATATTTTTTACGCCAATAAGCTGGAAAAAATTCATCTTGATTTCAGCACAGAATATTTTAAAAAAGACCATTTTTATAAAGAATTTGCCTCTTACAGCTTTTTCGGATTTCTGGGAACTTTCGGAAACCACATGGCTATCAACAACTACATGATTGGGGAATTTATCGGTGAAGAAGAAATTGCCGTTTACAGTATTTTATTGGCTTTAGTATCGCTTATCTCTATTCCACAACTGGGTTTATTTAATATTTCAGCTCCATTCATCCGAAAAAATCTGGCAGATGGAGATATGGAAGAACTGGACCGGTTTCACAAAAAAACCTCACTGACGATTTTTTTCCTCGGAGCCGTTTTATTTGGCTGTATTATGGTGGGATTTCCTTATTTAACGCATTTTATGCCTAATAAAGGGGATTTACTAAGGATGTATGAGCCTGTGATTTGGATTTGGGGTTCGGCAGTTTTGATGGATTTAGCTACCGGATTCAACGGAAATATCATCTCGCTATCCAAATACTACAAATTCAATATTATTGTAATGTTGCTTCTTGCAGGTTTAACGGTTGGTTTAAACTGGTATTTCATCAATAACACAGATCTTTCGTTAATCGGAATTGCTATTTCTACGGCAATTTCGGTGAGTATTTACAACCTTATCAAAGTTATTTTCAACTATTTCGTGTTTAAAGTTTCTCCTTTTTCTATTGAAATGATTTTTGTTTCTATCATTTGTACTTTGGCAATCACGGTGGCTATTATTTTACCGGTTTTTGAGAATAATTTCATCAATTTAATCTACAAACCTGCCGTAGTTTTGATTTTGATTTTTATTGGAAACCACTTCACCAAGATCTTTCCGGTAGAACAGTATATCAATTTAAAATTCATTAAAAGCATTCTGAAATTTAAGTAA
- a CDS encoding N-acetylmuramoyl-L-alanine amidase, whose amino-acid sequence MRKSLYIIGLSVLVFSCTSQKNIKKNSYRPKTAVSQAKPVNVAAVEKQKPHVIKDHGVEFFTTNIADITKNDNTASYGSIVSAKPAGFKVVKTYFPAIAQNFRQKYLILHYTVLPDDKSVEVLTKQNVSAHYLVNNLGDNEIYQLVDENKRSYHAGVSAWRADKNLNDTSIGIEIVNPGYKSDATGKKIFQPFSDEQIKKVAALAKDIVMRYNIPPTNVLAHSDIAPTRKQDPGPLFPWKKLYDEYQIGMWYDEAVKQTFIVNAETEVSTKYNEPSFVFVVQTALQKFGYDLFPNGKWDDATKRTIEVFQYHFRPQNYDGVIDAETWAILQALNQKYPVK is encoded by the coding sequence ATGCGTAAATCGTTATATATCATCGGCTTAAGTGTTCTGGTGTTTTCCTGTACTTCACAGAAAAATATCAAGAAAAACTCTTATCGTCCTAAAACTGCAGTTTCGCAAGCAAAACCTGTGAATGTGGCAGCGGTTGAAAAGCAGAAACCTCATGTTATAAAAGATCATGGTGTAGAATTCTTTACAACTAATATTGCAGATATTACCAAAAACGACAATACTGCAAGTTATGGTTCTATTGTATCTGCAAAACCCGCAGGATTCAAAGTAGTGAAGACCTATTTTCCTGCAATTGCCCAAAACTTCAGACAGAAATATTTAATTCTTCATTATACCGTTTTGCCGGACGATAAATCTGTAGAAGTGCTTACAAAACAAAATGTGAGTGCGCATTATCTGGTTAATAATTTAGGTGATAACGAGATTTATCAGCTTGTTGATGAAAATAAACGTTCTTATCATGCTGGTGTTAGTGCGTGGAGAGCAGACAAAAATTTAAATGATACTTCAATCGGGATAGAAATTGTAAATCCGGGATACAAGTCGGATGCAACCGGGAAAAAAATATTTCAGCCTTTTAGTGATGAGCAGATTAAAAAAGTTGCCGCTTTAGCGAAAGATATTGTGATGAGATATAATATTCCTCCTACCAATGTTTTGGCTCATTCGGATATTGCACCTACAAGAAAGCAAGATCCTGGACCGCTTTTTCCGTGGAAAAAACTATATGATGAATACCAGATAGGAATGTGGTATGATGAAGCTGTAAAACAAACTTTTATAGTGAATGCAGAAACCGAAGTTTCTACAAAATATAACGAACCGTCATTTGTATTTGTTGTGCAGACTGCATTACAGAAATTTGGATACGATCTTTTTCCAAACGGGAAATGGGATGATGCTACCAAAAGAACAATTGAGGTTTTTCAGTATCATTTCAGGCCACAAAACTATGATGGCGTTATAGATGCTGAAACCTGGGCAATTCTACAGGCTTTAAACCAAAAATATCCGGTAAAATAA
- a CDS encoding helix-turn-helix transcriptional regulator, producing the protein MAQVEQIYRFMMLADLFKRKKNGVSYKEAYDFLEKEFDKKGFELKFSEKTFKRDRTQIFELLEMESSYSRTDKNFKITEREYDLESENIVDNVLLIDAYRQTKGKSGIMLFQKRKARGLDHLNGLLHAIQNRKIISFDYHKFWEEKAEKRVVESYALKEFNDRWYLLANEKHKEGFLLKTFGLDRISALEIHHSTFKRQEIDAEEIFRNSFGIISTYGENPQKILLSFDAVQGKYIKSLPLHYSQEVVSENKEKLVIKLFLVPTFDFIQEILSHSELVEVISPKSLRNEVKDRIDMMREVYSK; encoded by the coding sequence ATGGCTCAAGTTGAACAAATTTACCGTTTTATGATGTTGGCGGATCTTTTTAAAAGAAAAAAGAATGGTGTTTCTTACAAAGAAGCTTATGATTTTCTTGAAAAAGAATTTGATAAGAAAGGATTTGAATTAAAATTTTCAGAAAAAACTTTCAAAAGAGACCGTACTCAAATCTTTGAACTCTTGGAAATGGAAAGTTCTTATTCCAGAACTGACAAAAACTTTAAAATTACGGAGCGAGAATATGATCTTGAAAGCGAAAATATTGTAGACAATGTTTTACTGATTGATGCTTATCGGCAGACGAAAGGAAAATCTGGGATTATGCTTTTTCAAAAAAGAAAGGCGAGAGGTTTGGATCATTTGAATGGTTTGCTACATGCGATTCAAAACAGGAAAATTATTTCATTTGATTACCATAAATTTTGGGAGGAAAAAGCGGAAAAAAGAGTGGTAGAATCTTATGCTTTGAAAGAATTTAACGACCGATGGTATCTTTTAGCAAACGAAAAACATAAAGAGGGTTTTTTGCTGAAAACTTTCGGCTTAGACAGGATTTCAGCGCTCGAAATTCATCATTCTACTTTTAAGAGACAGGAAATTGATGCGGAAGAAATTTTCAGAAACTCTTTTGGGATTATTTCAACTTATGGAGAAAATCCCCAGAAAATTCTGCTCTCCTTTGATGCCGTGCAAGGGAAATACATAAAATCTTTACCACTGCATTATTCACAAGAGGTGGTTTCAGAAAACAAAGAAAAATTAGTTATAAAATTGTTTCTGGTTCCGACTTTCGATTTTATCCAAGAAATTTTGTCGCATAGCGAATTGGTTGAAGTTATTTCCCCAAAATCATTAAGAAATGAAGTGAAAGATCGAATAGATATGATGAGAGAAGTATATTCCAAATAA
- a CDS encoding acyl carrier protein produces the protein MSDIASRVKAIIADKLDVEETEVTPEASFTNDLGADSLDTVELIMEFEKEFNIQIPDDQAEKITTVGHAIAYIEEVVNK, from the coding sequence ATGTCAGACATTGCATCAAGAGTAAAAGCTATCATCGCTGATAAGCTTGACGTTGAAGAAACAGAAGTAACTCCTGAGGCTAGCTTCACAAATGATTTAGGAGCAGACTCACTAGATACAGTTGAGCTAATCATGGAATTCGAAAAAGAATTTAATATTCAGATTCCTGATGACCAAGCTGAAAAAATTACTACTGTAGGACACGCTATCGCTTATATAGAAGAAGTAGTAAATAAATAA
- a CDS encoding cell wall metabolism sensor histidine kinase WalK has translation MKKNKNMISYNEFFKTNNLNVKAETLEVLLDPKYLIFFDNLENKESLILDLNDQSKLLLINILISVLIRGN, from the coding sequence TTGAAAAAAAATAAAAATATGATTTCTTACAATGAATTTTTCAAAACCAACAATTTAAATGTTAAAGCGGAAACTTTAGAAGTGCTTTTAGATCCTAAATACTTAATTTTCTTTGATAATTTAGAAAATAAAGAATCTTTAATTCTTGATCTAAATGATCAAAGCAAGTTATTGCTAATCAATATTTTGATTTCAGTATTGATTAGGGGAAATTAA
- a CDS encoding DEAD/DEAH box helicase, translating to MNLFTETNLSPDLLKAIGELGYESPTEIQKQTIPFILSDIRDLIALAQTGTGKTAAFSLPILDMIDDTSRKIQLLVLCPTRELCLQITKDIKNYSKYMQNIKTTAVYGGSSIMDQIRSLKEKPQIIVGTPGRVIDLINRKALDFSAIHWLVLDEADEMLSMGFKEELETIMRETPETKQTFLFSATMSKEVERISKNYLTKPHRISVGSINEVKKNIKHEYYVAGYRQKKEALKRLIDANPNQYSIIFCRTRMETQEVADFLMQNGYAADALHGDLSQAQRDTVMKKFRLKNIDILVATDVAARGLDVDSLTHVVHYSLPDDPEVFVHRSGRTGRAGRDGISIALIKPEESRKLKQIKSVTKIEINEGKIPTGEDIVKAQVAGVFESLFEEHQDFFEFDNSLIPDLSAFSKEELVHKLLQFQLKDLALYYKDRHDLIEQKLSSRDDDRGGRGDRRDRDRGRDRDRDRDRGGRDRGERRGGKPRQRDENMTRFFFNLGKKDQLKKIDVLEIINKATSSKGNKRAEIGNIEILEKFSFFEVEKSFKGELLGNISSMKFKGKEMRAEEAN from the coding sequence ATGAATTTATTTACGGAGACCAATTTAAGTCCTGATTTACTTAAGGCAATTGGCGAACTGGGTTACGAAAGCCCGACAGAAATCCAAAAACAGACTATCCCTTTCATTCTTTCAGATATTCGCGATCTTATCGCACTTGCGCAGACAGGGACAGGCAAAACAGCAGCGTTTTCGCTTCCGATTTTGGATATGATTGACGATACGAGTCGCAAAATCCAACTTTTGGTGCTTTGTCCGACACGAGAATTATGTCTTCAGATTACCAAAGACATCAAAAATTATTCTAAGTACATGCAGAACATCAAAACTACAGCAGTTTATGGTGGAAGCAGTATTATGGATCAGATTCGTTCTTTAAAAGAGAAACCACAAATTATTGTAGGAACTCCGGGAAGAGTAATCGATCTAATTAACAGAAAGGCTTTAGACTTTTCGGCTATTCACTGGCTTGTTTTAGATGAGGCAGACGAAATGCTTTCAATGGGTTTCAAAGAAGAACTGGAAACCATCATGAGAGAAACTCCTGAAACGAAACAGACTTTCTTATTCTCTGCTACAATGAGCAAAGAAGTAGAGAGAATTTCTAAAAATTATCTTACAAAACCTCACAGAATTTCGGTGGGTTCTATTAACGAAGTTAAAAAGAACATTAAGCACGAATACTATGTTGCAGGTTACCGTCAGAAAAAAGAAGCTTTAAAAAGACTTATTGACGCTAACCCGAACCAATATTCCATTATTTTCTGCAGAACAAGAATGGAAACACAGGAGGTTGCAGATTTCTTAATGCAGAACGGTTATGCAGCAGATGCTCTTCATGGTGATCTTTCTCAGGCACAGAGAGATACGGTAATGAAGAAATTCAGACTGAAAAATATTGATATTCTTGTGGCTACAGATGTTGCAGCAAGAGGTTTAGATGTAGATTCTCTTACTCACGTAGTACATTATTCTTTGCCGGATGATCCGGAGGTGTTTGTTCACAGAAGTGGTAGAACAGGTAGAGCGGGAAGAGATGGAATTTCGATTGCTTTAATTAAGCCTGAAGAAAGCAGAAAACTGAAGCAGATAAAATCTGTAACAAAAATAGAAATTAACGAAGGTAAAATCCCTACCGGAGAAGATATTGTAAAAGCACAGGTTGCAGGAGTTTTTGAAAGCCTTTTTGAAGAGCACCAAGATTTCTTTGAGTTCGATAATTCTTTAATCCCTGATCTTTCGGCTTTTTCTAAAGAAGAATTAGTACATAAACTACTTCAGTTTCAACTAAAAGATCTTGCTCTTTATTATAAAGACAGACACGATTTAATAGAACAGAAATTGAGCAGCAGAGATGATGACAGAGGTGGAAGAGGTGATAGAAGAGATCGTGATAGAGGTAGAGATCGAGACAGAGACCGCGATAGAGGTGGTAGAGACCGTGGCGAAAGAAGAGGTGGAAAACCAAGACAGCGTGACGAAAATATGACCAGATTTTTCTTCAATTTAGGTAAGAAAGATCAGTTGAAGAAGATAGATGTTTTAGAAATTATTAATAAGGCAACTTCAAGCAAAGGCAACAAGCGTGCTGAAATTGGAAACATCGAAATTCTGGAAAAATTCTCATTCTTTGAAGTAGAAAAATCATTCAAAGGAGAGCTTTTAGGAAACATTTCTTCCATGAAATTTAAAGGAAAGGAAATGAGAGCCGAAGAAGCTAACTAA
- a CDS encoding FkbM family methyltransferase translates to MSLYPKLAENLQYISPSFYKQRYFKNLKNLNKENFSARNVEPELVWIKEYLQKDAIIFDIGANVGTFLYQFENQLNNKNIYAFEPNKKLNKRLKRLFTSMNISSVALSDENTTAEFKVPIIKGKMVASRGTLNTSYKEKDEENSYTETVKVIKLDDWIIKHNIKKIDFIKIDVEGNEMKTLFGGKNTILKFKPTLMVEMEQRHHDQPIWSEISEVENWGFNAHYLNRKSFTLEKLTEEILLKNISDEKNKTEYINNIIFTPKQA, encoded by the coding sequence ATGTCCTTATACCCGAAACTAGCCGAAAATCTGCAATATATCAGTCCGAGTTTTTATAAACAGAGGTATTTTAAAAATTTAAAAAACCTTAATAAAGAAAACTTTTCTGCCAGAAATGTAGAACCCGAACTGGTTTGGATTAAAGAATATTTACAAAAAGATGCCATAATTTTTGATATTGGTGCCAATGTAGGAACTTTTCTATATCAATTTGAAAATCAGCTGAATAATAAGAATATTTACGCTTTTGAACCTAACAAAAAACTCAATAAAAGACTCAAAAGGCTCTTCACTTCAATGAACATTTCCTCTGTGGCACTTTCAGACGAAAATACAACTGCAGAATTTAAAGTCCCTATTATTAAAGGGAAAATGGTAGCTTCCCGAGGAACGCTCAATACTTCCTACAAAGAAAAAGACGAAGAAAACAGCTACACAGAAACCGTAAAAGTGATAAAACTGGATGACTGGATTATAAAACACAACATCAAAAAAATTGATTTTATTAAAATTGATGTGGAAGGAAATGAAATGAAAACCCTCTTTGGCGGAAAAAACACCATCCTGAAATTCAAGCCCACATTAATGGTAGAAATGGAGCAAAGACACCACGATCAGCCCATTTGGAGCGAGATTTCTGAAGTAGAAAACTGGGGTTTTAATGCTCATTATTTAAACAGAAAATCATTTACACTCGAAAAACTAACAGAAGAAATTTTACTCAAAAATATCAGCGACGAAAAAAATAAAACCGAATACATCAACAACATTATTTTCACTCCAAAACAAGCATAA
- a CDS encoding glycosyltransferase family 2 protein produces the protein MKFLIIIPAHNEEKNLPFTLDSLQQQSFKDFTVVVVNDGSSDGTSGVIKRYTESDFRFETITLQKSSHQPGSKVVAAFKKGLETKNLADFDIVCKFDSDIILNENYLQKIADAFAENPDYGLVGGLLYLEKNGEWVYEGNSNKNHVRGPMKAYRKECFQEIGGLRETLGWDNIDAILLKNSGWKEVVIPELQVKLIKVKGADYTIKPADYYGRYFYFLGLNRFLTYIAAAKEASKAKSPSFLMQIINSYEKCRSQHLELKISKKEQKVINDERWNQFKKKWFKI, from the coding sequence TTGAAATTTCTCATCATTATTCCTGCTCACAACGAAGAAAAAAATCTTCCTTTTACTCTGGATTCTCTGCAGCAGCAAAGTTTTAAAGATTTTACGGTCGTAGTGGTTAATGATGGATCGTCTGATGGAACTTCTGGCGTAATTAAAAGATACACAGAAAGTGATTTCAGGTTTGAAACCATTACACTTCAGAAATCATCTCATCAACCGGGATCAAAAGTGGTTGCTGCATTTAAGAAGGGTTTGGAAACTAAAAATTTAGCAGATTTTGATATTGTTTGTAAGTTTGATTCTGATATTATTTTAAATGAAAATTATCTTCAGAAAATAGCAGATGCTTTTGCTGAAAATCCTGATTATGGGCTGGTTGGCGGACTTTTATATCTTGAAAAAAATGGGGAATGGGTGTATGAAGGAAATTCCAACAAAAATCATGTGCGTGGTCCGATGAAAGCGTACCGAAAGGAGTGTTTTCAGGAAATTGGAGGGCTTAGAGAAACTTTGGGATGGGATAATATTGATGCCATTCTTCTTAAAAATTCAGGTTGGAAAGAAGTGGTAATCCCTGAACTGCAGGTAAAACTGATTAAAGTAAAAGGAGCCGATTATACCATAAAACCTGCCGATTATTATGGAAGATATTTTTATTTTCTCGGTTTAAACCGTTTTCTTACCTATATAGCCGCTGCTAAAGAAGCTTCAAAAGCAAAATCTCCGTCATTTTTAATGCAGATCATCAACTCTTATGAAAAATGCAGATCTCAACATCTTGAACTGAAAATTTCTAAAAAAGAGCAAAAAGTAATTAATGATGAACGCTGGAATCAGTTTAAAAAGAAATGGTTTAAAATTTGA